One region of Culex pipiens pallens isolate TS chromosome 2, TS_CPP_V2, whole genome shotgun sequence genomic DNA includes:
- the LOC120428922 gene encoding 1,5-anhydro-D-fructose reductase-like has product MGLVRCLSLISSASRSVRRFSSQPKMSAAKLVPMVRLNNGLEMPAIGLGTSMSKGDDCVALVKAGIDAGFRHIDTAYFYKNERAVGRAIRAKIEEGVVQRSELFVCTKLWNTFHHPDHVALACEKSLENLGLDYIDSYLMHMPFGYKFNGWDEQKLMPLDAEGKVLFSDYDYVDTWRAMEALVDNGKVKSIGVSNFNSEQIGRILKECRIKPTSNQVECNARVNQKKLIDFCKNLDIVVTAHSPLGRPHLYQKDPENKPKPVLNEPKIIAIGEKYRKSPVQVILRYLVDIGAFPVPKSTNVEHLKQNLEIFDFQLSEDDIKVMDEFNTGKRMVHFKRLVDHEHYPFHIEF; this is encoded by the exons ATGGGACTCGTTCGCTGTTTGTCTCTTATCAGTAGTGCGTCCCGAAGCGTTCGAAGATTCAGTTCCCAGCCGAAGATGTCCGCCGCCAAGCTGGTTCCCATGGTTCGGCTGAACAACGGCCTCGAAATGCCGGCTATCGGCTTGGGCACCTCGATG TCCAAAGGAGACGACTGCGTCGCGCTGGTCAAAGCAGGCATCGACGCCGGCTTCCGCCATATTGACACGGCGTACTTTTACAAGAACGAGCGCGCAGTAGGCCGCGCGATACGCGCCAAGATCGAGGAGGGCGTCGTGCAGCGTAGCGAGCTGTTTGTGTGCACCAAG CTTTGGAACACTTTTCACCATCCGGATCATGTGGCGTTGGCGTGCGAAAAATCGCTTGAAAATCTTGGGCTGGATTACATTGATTCGTACCTTATGCACATGCCGTTTGGGTACAAATTTAACGGTTGGGATGAGCAGAAGCTGATGCCACTGGATGCGGAGGGGAAGGTTCTGTTTTCGGACTATGATTACGTGGACACCTGGCGAGCAATGGAGGCCCTCGTGGACAACGGGAAGGTCAAAAGCATTGGCGTGTCAAACTTCAATAGCGAGCAAATTGGGCGAATTTTGAAGGAATGTAGAATAAAACCGACCAGCAATCAGGTTGAGTGTAATGCAAGAGTTAATCAGAAAAAGTTGATTGATTTCTGCAAAAATCTGGATATTGTGGTTACAGCTCATAGTCCGTTGGGAAGGCCACATCTGTATCAGAAAGATCCGGAAAATAAGCCAAAGCCAGTTTTGAATGAGCCAAAAATTATTGCAATAGGTGAAAAGTACCGCAAATCTCCAGTTCAAGTCATTCTTAGATATTTGGTTGACATTGGAGCGTTTCCGGTTCCAAAATCAACCAATGTCGAACATTTGaagcaaaatttagaaatttttgattttcaactttCCGAAGATGACATCAAAGTCATGGACGAGTTCAACACTGGCAAGAGAATGGTTCACTTCAAGCGTTTGGTGGACCACGAGCACTATCCTTTCCACATTGAGTTTTGA
- the LOC120428923 gene encoding 1,5-anhydro-D-fructose reductase-like produces the protein MTPKATTVKLNNGLEMPVLGLGTWLSKEGEGIDAVKAAIDAGYRHIDTAYFYQNEKEVGEAIRAKIEEGVVQREDMFVTTKLWSTYHHPDHVEQAFQKSLENLNIDYIDLYLMHLPIGYKFIDWDTANLMPYDADGKLQFSDVDFIDTWKAMEKLLKTGKVKSIGVSNFNSEQITRLLAECEIKPVTNQVECNPSLNQRKLTEFCKNLDITLTAYSPLGRPNYYEKDPDNMPKPALDDPKVVEIGKKYEKTSGQVILRYLIDIGTIPIPKSSNPERIKQNIDIFDFKLTEDEIKTMDEFHTGKRTVPFSLCTEHKYFPFKIDF, from the exons ATGACCCCGAAAGCGACCACGGTCAAGCTGAACAACGGCCTCGAGATGCCCGTCCTTGGCCTTGGAACCTGGCTG TCGAAGGAAGGTGAAGGAATCGACGCGGTCAAGGCAGCTATCGACGCCGGGTACCGGCACATTGACACGGCGTACTTTTATCAGAACGAGAAAGAAGTTGGCGAGGCCATCCGCGCCAAGATCGAAGAGGGCGTCGTACAGCGTGAGGACATGTTTGTCACGACCAAG CTGTGGAGCACCTACCACCATCCGGACCACGTGGAGCAGGCATTCCAGAAgtcgttggagaatttgaacattGACTATATTGACTTGTACCTGATGCATCTGCCGATTGGGTACAAATTTATCGATTGGGACACGGCCAACCTGATGCCGTACGACGCCGATGGCAAGCTGCAGTTTTCGGATGTGGACTTTATCGATACCTGGAAGGCGATGGAGAAGCTGCTGAAGACGGGAAAGGTCAAGAGCATTGGCGTGTCGAACTTTAACAGCGAACAGATCACGCGTCTGCTAGCCGAGTGCGAAATTAAGCCGGTCACCAACCAGGTTGAGTGCAACCCAAGCCTCAACCAGAGAAAGTTGACCGAGTTCTGCAAGAATTTGGACATTACGCTGACGGCGTACAGCCCGCTGGGACGTCCAAACTATTACGAGAAAGATCCAGATAATATGCCGAAACCAGCGCTGGACGACCCGAAAGTAgttgaaatcgggaaaaagtacGAAAAAACCTCCGGACAGGTGATTCTGCGCTATTTGATTGACATCGGTACGATCCCGATTCCGAAATCGTCGAACCCGGAGCGCATCAAGCAGAACATCGATATCTTTGACTTCAAGCTGACCGAGGACGAAATCAAAACCATGGACGAATTCCACACCGGAAAGCGCACAGTGCCGTTCAGTTTGTGTACCGAACATAAGTATTTCccgttcaaaattgatttttaa